In the Bradyrhizobium guangzhouense genome, one interval contains:
- a CDS encoding S1C family serine protease, with protein MTDLTPLTSLSSALADVVARIAPSVVSVHSHRSRSTGFAWKPGLIVTADEALAHEGDVQIGLPDGSTVAATIVGRDHTTDIALLRADTGIAPVKLATTVPALGALSIVVATNRDAQSAALGMVSVSGQGWRSLRGGEIDARIELDVRLRPNQEGGLAVDASGEAFGMAVLGPRRVLVIPAATIERVAAQLETRGRIARGYLGLGLQPLRLDDGIGAMVMNVDKAGPAAAAGIRQGDVIVAVNDQKLAGVRELLRTLTPASVGRVVDVAVLRGGEPASFRVTIGERPEA; from the coding sequence ATGACCGACCTCACCCCACTCACCTCGCTGTCATCAGCGCTCGCGGATGTCGTGGCGCGCATCGCGCCGTCCGTGGTCTCAGTCCATTCGCATCGCTCCCGCTCGACCGGCTTCGCCTGGAAGCCCGGCCTGATCGTCACCGCCGACGAGGCACTGGCCCATGAGGGCGATGTCCAGATCGGTCTTCCCGACGGCAGCACTGTTGCGGCCACGATCGTGGGCCGCGACCATACGACCGATATCGCCCTGCTGCGCGCTGATACCGGTATCGCGCCGGTCAAGCTGGCCACGACTGTGCCTGCTCTCGGTGCGCTCTCGATCGTGGTCGCCACCAACAGGGACGCGCAGAGTGCGGCGCTGGGGATGGTGTCCGTCTCAGGCCAGGGCTGGCGCTCCTTGCGCGGCGGCGAGATCGACGCACGGATCGAGCTCGATGTTCGGCTGCGGCCGAACCAGGAGGGTGGCCTTGCCGTCGATGCCTCGGGCGAGGCCTTTGGCATGGCCGTGCTCGGACCGAGGCGCGTGCTGGTGATTCCCGCAGCGACGATCGAACGCGTCGCCGCCCAGCTCGAGACGCGCGGCCGCATTGCGCGCGGATATCTCGGGCTCGGACTGCAGCCGCTGCGGCTCGATGACGGCATCGGCGCGATGGTAATGAACGTCGACAAGGCCGGCCCCGCGGCCGCGGCCGGCATCCGCCAGGGCGACGTGATCGTGGCGGTCAACGACCAAAAACTCGCCGGCGTGCGCGAGCTGTTGCGGACCCTGACACCCGCAAGCGTCGGCCGCGTGGTCGATGTCGCGGTCCTCCGCGGCGGCGAGCCGGCGAGCTTCAGGGTGACGATCGGCGAGAGGCCCGAGGCGTGA
- a CDS encoding response regulator transcription factor, protein MSADTTPEIVLSLEIDDPALADRLATLLGSVAGLRLAAPGEAANATIVARDPRVMPEDIVLTQRELDVLALMAEGASNKMIARQLNISVHTVKFHVGSLLDKLDATGRTDAVAHAARRGVIEL, encoded by the coding sequence GTGAGCGCGGACACCACGCCCGAGATCGTGCTGTCGCTCGAGATCGACGATCCTGCCCTCGCCGACCGCCTCGCGACACTGCTCGGCAGTGTCGCGGGGCTTCGGCTTGCCGCGCCCGGCGAGGCCGCCAACGCGACGATCGTCGCCCGCGATCCGCGTGTCATGCCTGAAGACATCGTGCTGACGCAGCGCGAGCTCGACGTGCTGGCGCTGATGGCGGAAGGTGCCTCCAACAAGATGATCGCCCGGCAACTCAACATCTCCGTGCATACCGTGAAATTCCATGTCGGCTCGCTGCTCGACAAGCTGGATGCCACAGGCCGTACCGACGCAGTGGCCCACGCGGCGCGCCGCGGCGTGATCGAGCTATAG
- a CDS encoding PaaI family thioesterase, whose protein sequence is MPTSSITLPFEELAEAVKGRRSDYGHISGLQLDRFAPGEAWSSLPYRPVFVGDTETGVLHGGVVTAMLDESCGMAVQLALDGTSAIATLDLRIDYQKPATPGLAIKAHSVCYRTTRSIAFVRSTAYQESEDDPVATATGCFMIGANRTNMLADRRMDSRSIPTLEAADDPDGPFANSPFARALGIRVNDDGTLTMPFSPRIIGNPILPAIHGGMTGAFLETTAIFGVRRELGIAALPKPIGLTVNYLRSGRALDTMANVSIVKQGRRIVAFEAWAWQDDAAKPIASAFGHFMLRPTPGGDEE, encoded by the coding sequence ATGCCCACGTCATCGATCACGCTTCCGTTCGAGGAACTCGCCGAGGCCGTCAAGGGCCGCCGTTCCGATTACGGCCATATCAGCGGGCTCCAGCTCGACCGGTTCGCACCGGGCGAAGCCTGGTCGAGCCTGCCCTACCGCCCCGTCTTCGTCGGCGACACCGAGACCGGCGTGCTGCATGGCGGCGTCGTCACCGCAATGCTGGACGAGAGCTGCGGCATGGCGGTGCAGCTGGCGCTCGACGGCACGAGCGCGATCGCAACGCTCGATCTGCGCATCGACTACCAGAAGCCGGCAACGCCCGGCCTTGCCATCAAGGCGCATTCGGTCTGCTACCGCACCACGCGCTCGATCGCCTTCGTGCGCTCCACCGCCTATCAGGAGTCCGAGGACGACCCGGTGGCGACGGCCACCGGCTGCTTCATGATCGGCGCCAACCGCACCAACATGCTGGCGGACCGGCGGATGGATTCGCGCAGCATTCCGACGCTGGAAGCAGCTGATGATCCGGACGGGCCGTTCGCCAACAGCCCGTTCGCACGCGCTCTCGGCATTCGCGTCAACGACGACGGTACGCTGACGATGCCGTTCTCGCCAAGGATCATCGGCAATCCGATCCTGCCCGCGATCCATGGCGGCATGACCGGCGCCTTCCTCGAGACCACGGCGATTTTCGGCGTGCGGCGCGAGCTCGGCATCGCGGCGCTGCCGAAGCCGATCGGGCTCACCGTCAACTACCTGCGCTCCGGCCGGGCATTGGACACGATGGCCAACGTCTCGATCGTGAAACAGGGACGGCGTATCGTCGCCTTCGAGGCGTGGGCCTGGCAGGACGATGCGGCCAAGCCGATTGCGTCTGCCTTCGGCCATTTCATGCTGCGGCCGACGCCCGGAGGCGACGAGGAATAG
- a CDS encoding amidase: protein MTLPMSWNEWAQHDGVGLAGRVRKGELTAKELARQAAAAVAKVNPTLSGVVELFDDVIADPAKDGANLAGPFAGLPFLMKDLGPTMKGRLQEMGSLLMRGNRAAADTFLTSKFRQAGLNLIGRTTTPEFGVCSSADNPAVYVTRNPWNTDYTTCGSSAGSAAMVAAGVVPIAHATDGGGSIRIPAGVNGNIGLKVSRGVFSLAPHMSDLTGLVSIQGCQSRSVRDTAAFVDHARGPASGEFMPFWTTAQPYSEMIKRDPSKLRIALSHSWGDYTATPEIKAELEKTGRFLEGLGHHVDYALPELDFRAAFAAQTTCYISNFSVVISNMLAARGLERPPEDLIEPMNIRIWEAGLHTSFADRAKMQAVFNTTSRSFGSFFEQWDVILTPITALPTPKVGTRKYLTLSDNPDVIDWFDNLWRFFAFTPLGNLCGMPAISLPLANQDHGLPLGIQAIAKQANDGLLLQFAAQIERALEGKWNGGRKPKVHVSNA from the coding sequence ATGACTTTGCCGATGAGCTGGAACGAATGGGCGCAGCACGATGGCGTCGGCCTGGCGGGACGCGTCCGCAAGGGCGAGCTGACGGCAAAGGAACTGGCACGTCAGGCCGCCGCCGCCGTGGCCAAGGTCAATCCGACGCTGTCGGGCGTGGTCGAGCTGTTCGATGACGTGATCGCCGATCCCGCCAAGGACGGTGCCAATCTCGCAGGTCCCTTTGCCGGCCTGCCCTTCCTGATGAAGGATCTGGGCCCGACCATGAAGGGCCGGCTGCAGGAGATGGGCTCGCTGTTGATGCGCGGCAATCGCGCCGCGGCGGACACCTTCCTGACAAGCAAATTCCGCCAGGCAGGACTCAACCTGATCGGGCGCACCACCACGCCGGAATTCGGCGTGTGCTCTTCGGCCGACAATCCCGCCGTTTATGTCACCCGCAACCCCTGGAATACCGATTACACCACCTGCGGCTCGTCGGCGGGCAGCGCCGCGATGGTCGCGGCCGGCGTGGTGCCGATTGCACACGCGACCGACGGCGGCGGCTCGATCCGCATTCCCGCCGGCGTCAACGGCAATATTGGCCTGAAAGTCTCGCGCGGCGTGTTCTCGCTGGCGCCGCATATGTCCGACCTCACCGGTCTCGTCTCGATCCAGGGCTGCCAATCGCGCTCGGTGCGCGACACCGCGGCCTTCGTCGATCATGCCCGCGGGCCGGCGTCCGGCGAGTTCATGCCATTCTGGACCACGGCGCAGCCTTACAGCGAAATGATCAAGCGCGATCCGTCCAAGCTGCGCATCGCGTTGTCGCACAGCTGGGGCGACTACACGGCGACACCCGAGATCAAGGCCGAGCTGGAAAAGACCGGCCGTTTCCTCGAAGGCCTCGGCCATCACGTCGACTACGCGCTGCCCGAGCTCGATTTCCGCGCTGCCTTCGCGGCGCAGACCACCTGCTACATTTCGAACTTTTCGGTGGTGATCTCCAACATGCTGGCCGCGCGCGGGCTGGAGCGGCCACCGGAAGATCTGATCGAGCCGATGAACATCCGGATCTGGGAAGCCGGGCTCCACACCAGCTTTGCCGACCGGGCCAAGATGCAGGCCGTGTTCAATACGACCTCACGCAGCTTCGGCAGCTTCTTCGAGCAGTGGGACGTGATCCTGACGCCGATCACGGCGCTGCCGACGCCGAAGGTCGGCACCAGGAAATATCTCACCCTCTCCGACAACCCCGACGTGATCGACTGGTTCGACAATCTCTGGCGCTTCTTCGCCTTCACGCCGCTCGGCAACCTCTGCGGCATGCCGGCGATCTCGCTGCCGCTGGCGAACCAGGATCACGGCCTGCCGCTCGGCATCCAGGCGATCGCCAAGCAGGCCAATGACGGCCTGCTGCTGCAATTCGCCGCCCAGATCGAGCGCGCGCTGGAGGGCAAGTGGAACGGCGGCCGGAAGCCGAAGGTGCATGTGAGCAACGCCTGA
- a CDS encoding sensor histidine kinase, which yields MLLANTLRSSTFRLALIAIAIFGLIVAAIMAYVYFGTLAYVRSRVGDVGDHSGFVAMLELAMVAVAVLLVVLSGVAAVLVTRRTVGRIEEINATSRAIMLSGLDRRIPLRGSHDEWDRVAENLNQMLDRIETLMGEVKQVSDNVAHDLRTPLTRMRGRLEKAYHAPRNDEADAALIGDTIADLDAVLGMFASITRISEIETRARRSAFRPLDLAEIAGEVVELYDAAAEQVATRLSLTGDRAVAVTGDRDLLFDAIANLVDNAIKHGRAGGKVTVICRNAGDGATIAIGDDGPGIAADQRDHVFKRFYRLEQSRYTPGNGLGLSLVAAVARLHGAEIVLQDNAPGLTVRLSFPSAL from the coding sequence GTGCTCCTGGCTAACACGCTCCGGTCCTCGACCTTCCGCCTGGCGCTGATCGCGATCGCGATCTTCGGCCTGATCGTCGCGGCGATCATGGCCTATGTCTATTTCGGCACGCTCGCTTATGTGCGCAGCCGTGTCGGCGATGTCGGCGATCACTCCGGCTTCGTCGCGATGCTCGAACTGGCGATGGTCGCGGTGGCCGTGCTGCTGGTCGTGCTGTCGGGCGTCGCGGCCGTGCTGGTGACGCGGCGCACGGTCGGGCGGATCGAGGAGATCAACGCCACCAGCCGCGCCATCATGCTCTCGGGCCTCGACCGGCGCATTCCCTTGCGCGGCAGCCATGACGAATGGGACCGCGTCGCCGAAAACCTCAACCAGATGCTCGACCGCATCGAGACGCTGATGGGCGAGGTCAAGCAGGTCAGCGACAATGTCGCCCATGACCTGCGCACGCCGCTGACACGCATGCGCGGCCGGCTGGAAAAGGCCTATCATGCTCCGCGCAACGACGAGGCCGATGCCGCCCTGATCGGCGACACCATTGCCGACCTCGATGCGGTGCTCGGCATGTTCGCCTCGATCACGCGGATCTCGGAGATCGAGACCCGCGCCCGCCGCAGCGCGTTCCGCCCGCTCGATCTGGCCGAGATCGCCGGCGAGGTGGTCGAGCTCTATGATGCCGCAGCCGAGCAGGTTGCAACGCGCCTGAGCCTCACTGGCGATCGCGCGGTCGCCGTCACCGGCGACCGCGACCTGCTGTTCGACGCCATCGCCAATCTCGTCGACAACGCGATCAAGCATGGTCGCGCCGGCGGAAAGGTGACGGTGATCTGCCGCAACGCCGGTGATGGCGCGACGATCGCCATCGGTGATGACGGTCCGGGCATTGCCGCCGACCAGCGCGACCACGTGTTCAAACGCTTCTACCGGCTCGAGCAGAGCCGCTACACCCCGGGCAACGGCCTCGGCTTGAGCCTGGTCGCCGCGGTGGCGCGCCTCCACGGTGCCGAGATCGTGCTGCAAGACAACGCGCCGGGTCTGACGGTTCGGCTCAGCTTCCCGTCCGCGCTATAG
- a CDS encoding response regulator transcription factor, whose translation MTGGHRRILVVEDDPETAGQLVEELTTSGYDVDLAATGREALSHGIARDYAVITIDRMLPDIDGIAVMRQMRDDGVAAPFLIISALGEVDDRVRGLRAGGDDYLVKPFSFVELLARLEALGRRSETIAKETILRVGDLAVDLIARNASRRGRKIPLLPREFQLLEYLVRNEGRVVSRAMLLQHVWDLHFDPSTNIIDVYVGRVRRKVDDAQAYPLIHTIRGIGYCLRAPG comes from the coding sequence ATGACCGGAGGCCATCGCCGCATCCTCGTCGTCGAAGACGATCCGGAAACCGCAGGCCAGCTCGTCGAGGAGCTGACGACCTCGGGTTATGACGTCGACCTCGCAGCGACCGGGCGCGAAGCGCTCAGCCACGGCATCGCGCGCGACTATGCCGTGATCACGATCGACCGCATGCTGCCCGACATCGACGGCATCGCCGTGATGCGGCAGATGCGCGACGACGGCGTTGCCGCGCCGTTCCTGATCATCTCCGCGCTCGGTGAGGTCGACGATCGCGTACGCGGCTTGCGCGCCGGCGGCGACGATTACCTCGTCAAGCCGTTTTCCTTCGTCGAGCTGCTCGCGCGCCTCGAGGCGCTCGGTCGCCGCAGCGAGACGATCGCCAAGGAAACCATCCTGCGCGTCGGCGATCTCGCCGTCGACCTGATCGCACGCAATGCCAGCCGCCGTGGCCGCAAGATCCCGCTGTTGCCGCGCGAATTTCAATTGCTCGAATATCTCGTGCGTAACGAGGGGCGCGTCGTCTCCCGCGCGATGCTGCTCCAGCACGTCTGGGACCTGCATTTCGATCCCTCCACCAACATCATCGACGTCTATGTCGGACGCGTCCGCCGCAAGGTCGACGATGCACAGGCCTATCCATTGATCCACACCATCCGCGGCATCGGATATTGCCTCCGTGCTCCTGGCTAA
- a CDS encoding ring-opening amidohydrolase, with protein sequence MRTTSVGVFKIATKGPGDVSGLMRLIEQGAIDPAAILAILGKTEGNGGVNDFTREYAVAALCAALAPKLGLMPEEVEQRIAFVMSGGTEGVLSPHITVFTRRQVEAPPAGISGKRLSIGMAQTRDLLPEELGRSAQITETAKAVKAAMDDAGITDTADVHFVQIKCPLLTSERVEAAAARGHKTATISAYSSMAYSRGASALGVALALGEIAADVRDEDVLRRYDLFSKVASTSSGIELMHNVVIVLGNSQSSASEFEIGHAVMNDAIDASAVTEALNSVGLSLGLGLGLGAQAKAGRELVNVFAKAEASPDGTVRGLRHTMLEDTDISSTRHARAAVGGLIGGLAGTGAVYVSGGAEHQGPAGGGPVAVIARLS encoded by the coding sequence ATGCGCACCACGTCGGTCGGCGTTTTCAAGATCGCCACCAAGGGCCCCGGCGATGTCTCCGGACTAATGCGGCTCATCGAGCAAGGCGCGATCGATCCGGCAGCCATTCTCGCCATCCTCGGCAAGACCGAGGGCAATGGCGGCGTCAACGATTTCACCCGGGAATATGCCGTCGCGGCGCTGTGCGCGGCGCTGGCGCCGAAGCTCGGCCTGATGCCCGAAGAGGTCGAGCAGCGCATTGCCTTCGTGATGTCCGGCGGGACCGAGGGCGTGCTCAGCCCGCACATCACGGTATTCACGCGGCGGCAGGTTGAGGCCCCGCCGGCGGGCATCTCGGGCAAGCGCCTGAGCATCGGCATGGCGCAGACGCGGGATCTTCTCCCCGAGGAGCTCGGCCGCTCCGCCCAGATCACCGAGACCGCCAAAGCGGTGAAGGCCGCGATGGACGATGCCGGCATCACTGATACCGCCGACGTTCATTTCGTCCAGATCAAATGCCCGCTGCTCACCAGCGAGCGCGTCGAGGCGGCCGCCGCCCGCGGCCACAAGACCGCGACGATCAGCGCTTACAGTTCGATGGCCTATTCGCGCGGCGCCTCGGCGCTCGGGGTTGCGCTCGCGCTTGGCGAAATTGCCGCTGACGTCCGCGATGAGGACGTGCTGCGGCGTTACGATCTGTTCTCGAAGGTCGCTTCGACCTCGTCCGGAATCGAGCTGATGCACAACGTCGTTATCGTGCTCGGCAATTCGCAAAGCTCCGCCAGTGAATTCGAGATCGGGCACGCCGTGATGAACGACGCCATCGACGCTTCCGCCGTGACCGAGGCACTGAACAGCGTCGGACTTAGCCTCGGACTTGGCCTCGGACTTGGCGCGCAGGCGAAAGCCGGCCGCGAGCTTGTCAACGTGTTCGCCAAGGCCGAGGCTTCGCCTGACGGCACCGTGCGCGGCCTCCGCCACACCATGCTCGAGGACACCGACATCAGCTCGACACGCCACGCCCGCGCGGCCGTCGGCGGCCTGATCGGCGGCCTTGCCGGCACCGGCGCGGTGTACGTCTCCGGCGGCGCCGAGCACCAGGGACCTGCCGGCGGCGGCCCGGTTGCGGTGATCGCACGCTTGTCCTAA
- a CDS encoding Tex family protein — translation MANINQKIAQELGVRAEQVEAAVTLLDGGATVPFIARYRKEATGALDDAQLRTLEERLVYLRELEDRRKAILESVREQGKLDAALEASIMAADSKARLEDIYLPFKPKRRTKAEIAKEAGLEPLAVKLMAEPGNDPKIVAEAFINAEKGVGDAVAALDGARAILVERFDEDADLIGALREEMWTNARMASKVRDGKTTEGEKFADYFDFSEPLTKLPSHRILAMFRGEKEEILDLQIQAEEAPPAGVPGAYELKIMKRFGIADLKRAGDRWLIDTVRWAWRTKIQVHLNIDLRMRLWNAAETEAVRVFASNLRDLLLAAPAGTRATMGLDPGYRTGVKVAVTDATGKVVDTAVIYPHEPQRQWNEALAILGKLAIKHRVELIAIGNGTASRETDKLAGDLVKGLAELKMSKIVVSEAGASVYSASAFASEELPGLDVTLRGAVSIARRLQDPLAELVKIEPKAIGVGQYQHDLGQAKLAKSLDAVVEDCVNAVGVDVNTASAPLLARVSGVGSGLASSIVAHRDANGPFKSRKALKDVPRLGPKAFEQCAGFLRILGGEDPLDASGVHPEAYPVVRRILAATKSDIKTLIGSSEIVRTLKPKDFVDETFGLPTVTDILKELEKPGRDPRPAFKAAVFKEGVEEIKHLQKGMILEGTVTNVAAFGAFVDIGVHQDGLVHISAMSKNFIKDPREVVKPGDIVKVKVLDFEVARKRISLTLRLDDEVGAKKDAPGMQRDNSPRNPARMTSSAPRKQESSSGGGALAEAMRRAAEKNNGKRA, via the coding sequence GTGGCAAATATCAACCAGAAAATTGCGCAGGAGCTTGGGGTTCGTGCGGAGCAGGTCGAGGCGGCGGTGACGCTGCTTGACGGTGGCGCCACGGTTCCCTTCATCGCGCGCTACCGCAAGGAAGCGACCGGTGCGCTCGACGACGCGCAATTGCGCACCCTGGAGGAGCGCCTGGTTTACCTCCGCGAGCTCGAAGACCGCCGCAAGGCCATCCTCGAATCGGTCCGCGAGCAGGGCAAGCTCGATGCCGCGCTGGAAGCCTCGATCATGGCGGCCGACAGCAAGGCGCGCCTGGAAGACATCTATCTGCCGTTCAAGCCGAAGCGCCGCACCAAGGCGGAGATCGCCAAGGAAGCCGGCCTCGAGCCGCTCGCCGTCAAGCTGATGGCCGAGCCCGGCAACGATCCCAAGATCGTCGCCGAAGCCTTCATCAACGCCGAGAAGGGTGTTGGAGATGCCGTCGCTGCGCTCGATGGCGCCCGCGCCATCCTGGTCGAACGCTTCGATGAAGATGCCGATTTGATCGGGGCCTTGCGCGAGGAGATGTGGACCAATGCGCGCATGGCTTCCAAGGTGCGCGATGGCAAGACAACCGAGGGCGAGAAATTCGCCGACTATTTCGACTTCTCCGAGCCGCTGACGAAACTGCCCTCGCATCGCATCCTCGCGATGTTCCGCGGCGAGAAGGAAGAGATCCTCGATCTTCAGATCCAGGCCGAGGAAGCGCCGCCCGCCGGCGTTCCGGGTGCCTATGAGCTGAAGATCATGAAGCGGTTCGGCATCGCCGACCTCAAGCGTGCCGGCGACCGCTGGCTGATCGACACGGTGCGCTGGGCCTGGCGCACAAAAATCCAGGTGCATCTCAACATCGATCTGCGCATGCGGCTGTGGAACGCGGCCGAGACCGAAGCCGTACGCGTATTCGCCTCCAACCTGCGCGACCTGCTGTTGGCCGCCCCCGCCGGCACCCGTGCCACCATGGGGCTCGACCCCGGCTACCGCACCGGGGTCAAGGTCGCCGTCACCGACGCCACCGGCAAGGTCGTCGATACCGCGGTGATTTATCCGCACGAGCCGCAGCGGCAGTGGAACGAGGCGCTCGCGATCCTGGGCAAACTTGCCATCAAGCACCGTGTCGAGCTGATCGCGATCGGCAACGGCACCGCCTCGCGCGAAACCGACAAGCTCGCGGGCGATCTGGTGAAGGGCCTCGCCGAACTCAAGATGTCCAAGATCGTGGTGTCGGAAGCGGGCGCGTCGGTCTATTCCGCCTCGGCCTTTGCCTCCGAGGAATTGCCCGGCCTCGACGTCACCTTGCGCGGCGCTGTCTCGATCGCCCGCCGGCTGCAGGATCCGCTCGCCGAGCTCGTCAAGATCGAGCCCAAGGCGATCGGCGTCGGCCAGTACCAGCACGATCTCGGCCAGGCCAAGCTCGCCAAATCGCTCGATGCCGTGGTCGAAGACTGCGTGAACGCGGTCGGCGTCGACGTCAACACCGCCTCTGCGCCGCTGCTCGCTCGCGTGTCGGGCGTCGGTTCGGGCCTCGCCTCGAGCATCGTCGCGCATCGCGACGCCAACGGCCCGTTCAAGTCGCGCAAGGCGCTGAAGGACGTGCCGCGCCTCGGTCCGAAGGCGTTCGAGCAGTGCGCCGGCTTTTTGCGCATCCTCGGCGGCGAAGACCCGCTCGATGCCTCGGGCGTGCATCCGGAAGCCTATCCGGTGGTGCGCCGCATCCTCGCGGCGACCAAGAGCGACATCAAGACGCTGATCGGCTCGAGCGAGATCGTGCGCACACTGAAGCCAAAGGATTTCGTCGACGAGACTTTTGGTCTGCCGACCGTCACCGACATCCTGAAGGAATTGGAGAAGCCCGGCCGCGATCCGCGTCCGGCCTTCAAGGCCGCGGTGTTCAAGGAGGGCGTCGAGGAGATCAAGCACCTCCAGAAGGGCATGATCCTCGAGGGCACCGTGACCAACGTCGCCGCCTTCGGCGCCTTCGTCGACATCGGCGTGCACCAGGACGGCCTCGTGCACATCTCGGCGATGTCGAAGAATTTCATCAAGGATCCGCGCGAGGTGGTGAAGCCCGGCGACATCGTCAAGGTGAAGGTGCTGGACTTCGAGGTCGCCCGCAAGCGTATCTCGCTGACGCTGCGCCTCGACGACGAGGTCGGCGCCAAGAAGGACGCCCCCGGCATGCAGCGCGACAATTCTCCGCGTAACCCGGCCCGCATGACGTCATCGGCGCCGCGCAAGCAGGAATCCTCCAGCGGCGGCGGCGCGCTTGCCGAGGCGATGCGCCGGGCTGCGGAGAAGAACAACGGCAAACGGGCGTAG